DNA from Bacteroidota bacterium:
GATCGCTATTCTCCTGAAAGAGGAGGATGCCAGACGCTACACGTCCGCTCTAGAGGATGCGTCCATGTCCTTGATCGCCTCGGCCTCCTATGTCGAGCTTTGTGCTGTCATGAGCAAGCGGCGCCCGAGCAAAAGCCTGGCCGCTGTGGACGAAATCCTAGCGGAGATGAATGTAGTAATCGAGCCGTTTACGCCGGAGCAGGCGCGCATGGCCCGGGACGCGTACGTCCGGTACGGCGTCCTCAACTTCGGCGACGTGTTCTCCTACGCCCTCGCCAAAGAGAAAGGCTACCCGCTGCTATTCAAGGGCGACGACTTCGCCCAGACAGACATCGAGGCCGCCGCGTAGGTTACAGGTTTTCTGTGATGAAGTCCGTGATCATCGTGAAGAGGTGGAGCCGCGTGGTGCCACCGTAGATGCCGTGGTTGCGGCCAGGGTAGATCATCAGGTCGAACTGCTTGCCCTCCTCGATCAGCGCGTCGGCCATGATGACGGTGTTTTGGACATGGACGTTGTCGTCGGCGTCGCCGTGGACGATGAGGAGGTCTTGGTCGTCGCTCATGTTGGCGGCGTAGGTGACGGGCGAGCCCAGGTCGTAGCCGTCGGGGTTCTTCTGCGGGGTCGAGAGGTAGCGCTCGGTGTAGATCGTGTCGTAGAGCCGCCAGTTGGTCACCGGG
Protein-coding regions in this window:
- a CDS encoding type II toxin-antitoxin system VapC family toxin; the protein is MIVVDPSALIAILLKEEDARRYTSALEDASMSLIASASYVELCAVMSKRRPSKSLAAVDEILAEMNVVIEPFTPEQARMARDAYVRYGVLNFGDVFSYALAKEKGYPLLFKGDDFAQTDIEAAA